One stretch of Caloenas nicobarica isolate bCalNic1 chromosome 26, bCalNic1.hap1, whole genome shotgun sequence DNA includes these proteins:
- the LOC135998896 gene encoding apolipoprotein A-IV-like produces MSGLWVTGGTRVISGLRTCQALPRRNLAKVQARRCCHRLAWNPPRLLGCINSSRALPALQVPAPSGSTGIPALSMAPKAAALVLVLLAVSGARADVNPDEVASVLWKYFTELGSNAKDTVDQLQQSELTKQLNTLLESNLRSVNTYAEDLQRRLVPFATELQARLVQDSQRLKEQIRRELQELRARLAPYADEVHQQIGSNIRQLQAKMSPYAEELRERVDRSAGELRRVLEPYAAELRDALQDNAEGAQAALRAQAERLQAQIDGGVEALKERLAPVADELQAQVAQSVAELRRGLGPYAQDAQDGLERQLQSLTAQTERAAQELRARLASSAEELRAQLSPLAQELQQVADSEGLRQRLGPLAQRLEDSVAQTLEAFRQRAAPVGESFGQQLVRRLEEMRAKLDSGTAGVEDHLELLEREVRDKVAAFLSTAPPPEN; encoded by the exons ATGTCAGGGCTGTGGGTGACAGGAGGGACACGGGTGATCTCAGGGTTGCGCACATGTCAGGCGCTTCCACGTCGCAACCTTGCTAAAGTCCAAGCCCGGCGCTGCTGTCACAGGCTTGCGTGGAATCCACCGAGGCTGCTCGGCTGCATAAATAGCAGCCGAGCTCTCCCGGCACTTCAGGTGCCGGCACCCAGCGGCAGCACAG gcaTCCCCGCGCTCAGCATGGCGCCCAAGGCGGCCGCCCTCGTCCTGGTGCTCCTTGCAGTCTCAG GGGCACGGGCTGACGTCAACCCGGACGAGGTGGCCAGCGTGCTCTGGAAGTATTTCACCGAGCTGGGCAGCAATGCCAAGGACACGGTGgaccagctgcagcagagcgAGCTCACCAAGCAGCTCAA caccctcctggAGAGCAACCTGCGCAGTGTCAACACCTACGCCGAGGACCTGCAGCGGCGGCTGGTGCCCTTCGCCACGGAGCTGCAGGCGCGGTTGGTGCAGGACTCGCAGCGCCTGAAGGAGCAGATCCGCCgtgagctgcaggagctgcgtGCCCGGCTGGCGCCCTACGCCGACGAGGTGCACCAGCAGATCGGCTCCAACATCCGCCAGCTGCAGGCCAAGATGAGCCCCTACGccgaggagctgcgggagcGCGTGGACCGCAGCGCCGGGGAGCTGCGGCGGGTGCTGGAGCCCTACGCGGCCGAGCTGAGGGACGCGCTGCAGGACAACGCCGAGGGCGCCCAGGCCGCGCTGCGCGCCCAGGCCGAGCGGCTGCAGGCGCAGATCGATGGCGGCGTGGAGGCCCTGAAGGAGCGGCTGGCGCCCGTGGCCGATGAGCTGCAGGCACAGGTGGCGCAGAGCGTGGCGGAGCTGCGGCGGGGGCTCGGCCCCTACGCGCAGGACGCACAGGACGGGCTGGAGCGGCAGCTGCAGAGCCTGACGGCGCAGACGGAGCGGGCGGCACAGGAGCTGCGTGCCCGCCTGGCCAGCAGTGCCGAGGAGCTGCGTGCCCAGCTCAGCCCGctggcccaggagctgcagcaggtggCTGACAGCGAGGGGCTGCGGCAGCGGCTCGGCCCGCTGGCCCAGCGGCTGGAGGACAGCGTGGCGCAGACGCTGGAGGCGTTCCGGCAGCGTGCGGCGCCCGTCGGAGAGAGCTTCGGGCAGCAGCTGGTGCGGCGGCTGGAGGAGATGCGGGCCAAGCTGGACTCGGGCACTGCCGGCGTGGAGGATCACctggaactgctggagagggaggtgcGGGACAAGGTGGCCGCCTTCCTCAGCACCGCCCC
- the APOA1 gene encoding apolipoprotein A-I, with the protein MRAVVVALALLCLTGTQARSFWQQDEPQAPLDRLRDMVDVYLETVKASGKDAIAQFESSAVGKQLDLKLADNLDTLSAAVAKLREDVTPYYKEVREMWLKDTESLRQELSKDLEEVKEKIRPFLDQFSAKWTEELEQYRQRLVPLAQELKDITKQKVELVQERLTPVAEEARDRLRGHVEELRKNLAPYSEELRQKLSQKLEEIREKGIPQAAEYQAKVVEHLGNLREKLTPLAQDFKERLAPYAESLKTRIIALLDDFQKSVA; encoded by the exons ATGAGAGCCGTGGTGGTGGCCCTCGCCCTGCTCTGCCTGACGG GCACCCAGGCCCGCTCCTTCTGGCAGCAAGATGAGCCCCAGGCGCCCCTGGACCGGCTCCGGGACATGGTGGACGTGTACCTGGAGACGGTGAAGGCCAGCGGCAAGGACGCCATCGCCCAGTTCGAGTCCTCTGCTGTGGGCAAACAGCTGGA CCTGAAGCTCGCCGACAACCTGGACACGCTGTCTGCCGCCGTGGCCAAGCTGCGCGAGGACGTGACCCCCTACTACAAGGAGGTGCGGGAGATGTGGCTGAAGGACACAGAGAGCCTGCGCCAGGAGCTGAGCAAGGACCTGGAGGAGGTGAAGGAGAAGATCCGGCCCTTCCTGGACCAGTTCTCGGCCAAGTGGacggaggagctggagcagtACCGGCAGCGCCTGGTGCCGCTGGCGCAGGAGCTGAAGGACATCACCAAGCAGAAGGTGGAGCTGGTGCAGGAGCGGCTGACACCGGTGGCTGAGGAGGCGCGGGACCGGCTGCGCGGGCACGTGGAGGAGCTGCGCAAGAACCTGGCGCCCTACAGCGAGGAGCTGCGCCAGAAGCTGAGCCAGAAGCTGGAGGAGATCCGTGAGAAGGGCATCCCGCAGGCCGCCGAGTACCAGGCCAAGGTGGTGGAGCACCTGGGCAACCTGCGCGAGAAGCTGACCCCGCTGGCGCAGGACTTCAAGGAGCGCCTGGCGCCCTACGCCGAGAGCCTCAAGACCCGCATCATCGCCCTCCTGGACGACTTCCAGAAGAGCGTGGCCTGA